One window of Dendropsophus ebraccatus isolate aDenEbr1 chromosome 13, aDenEbr1.pat, whole genome shotgun sequence genomic DNA carries:
- the LOC138771112 gene encoding uncharacterized protein: MTPPGRMVLLGLCALVTGIDLTCGYALRKPEGTCPPVIPNVRCINGHDQCSSRSDCNWNEMCCFNGCFKMCMKVSGGAPAPAYPPLFGHLPYPIKPDIPPRLKPKPKPKPFWPNFPPVNPDDPFPIYPPFPDPIPDWPPVNPDDPFPIYPPQPDPIPDRPLPPVAFPPMDPANYFPDENHLPFFPGAGEGGFNFP, from the exons ATGACACCTCCCGGTCGGATGGTCCTGCTGGGGCTATGTGCACTGGTAACAGGGATAGACCTGACCTGCGGATACGCTTTAAGAAAACCAGAGG GGACGTGTCCTCCCGTTATACCCAATGTTCGTTGCATTAATGGCCATGACCAGTGTTCATCCAGAAGTGACTGTAATTGGAATGAGATGTGCTGTTTCAATGGATGCTTTAAGATGTGCATGAAGGTCTCAGGAG GCGCTCCTGCCCCCGCCTATCCTCCTCTCTTTGGACATCTTCCATATCCTATTAAACCAGACATTCCTCCCCGTTTAAAACCTAAACCTAAGCCTAAGCCTTTCTGGCCTAATTTTCCTCCAGTTAACCCGGACGATCCATTTCCTATATACCCTCCTTTCCCAGACCCTATTCCAGATTGGCCTCCTGTTAACCCAGATGACCCATTTCCTATATACCCTCCTCAACCGGACCCTATTCCAGATAGGCCTTTACCTCCAGTGGCGTTTCCTCCAATGGACCCAGCAAACTACTTCCCGGATGAGAACCATCTCCCGTTCTTTCCTGGAGCAGGAGAAGGTGGTTTTAATTTCCCATGA
- the EMC7 gene encoding endoplasmic reticulum membrane protein complex subunit 7 yields MAAPVTLPSVSRWSLLLLPLLTLCGADTEVLSSGSEKFRVEGRAVVPGVRPQDWVSGARVLVDGEEHVGFLRTDGSFMVHDIPSGSYVVEVISPAYRFEPVRVDITSKGKMRARYVNHIKTSEVVRLPYPIQMKSSGPPSYFIKRETWGWTDFLMNPMVMMMVLPLLIFVLLPKVVNTSDPEMRREMEQSMNMLNSNPELPDVSEFMTRLFTSKSSSKSSSGSKSGKSGVGKRR; encoded by the exons ATGGCGGCTCCGGTGACTCTGCCTTCTGTCTCCAGATGGAGTCTCCTTCTTTTGCCGCTGCTGACGCTGTGCGGGGCGGACACGGAGGTGCTGAGCTCCGGCTCTGAGAAGTTTCGGGTGGAGGGACGGGCGGTGGTCCCCGGGGTCCGGCCTCAGGACTGGGTGAGCGGGGCCCGGGTGCTGGTGGACGGAGAGGAGCACGTCGGCTTCCTGAG GACCGATGGCAGCTTTATGGTCCATGATATTCCTTCCGGCTCCTATGTGGTAGAAGTTATATCTCCAGCTTATCGCTTTGAACCTGTCCGAGTTGACATCACATCCAAGGGGAAAATGAG GGCAAGGTATGTGAATCACATCAAAACCTCAGAAGTCGTCCGCCTGCCATATCCTATTCAGATGAAGTCATCGGGCCCTCCTTCCTACTTCATTAAACGGGAGACCTGGGGATGGACGGATTTTCTTATGAACCCAATG GTGATGATGATGGTCCTGCCGCTGCTGATCTTTGTTCTGCTCCCTAAGGTTGTGAACACAAGTGACCCGGAAATGAGGCGG GAAATGGAGCAGTCCATGAACATGTTAAACTCCAACCCTGAGCTGCCAGATGTCTCTGAATTCATGACCAGGCTTTTTACATCCAAATCTTCCAGCAAGTCCAGTAGCGGCAGCAAGTCAGGGAAGAGCGGCGTTGGGAAGAGGAGGTAG